The Mucilaginibacter rubeus genomic interval CCAGGAAACTGGTAGCCATCGTACACCTGAACGGGACGGAACTGATGATGAGCGAAGGCGAGATGAACAGCGGTCTGAAACTGATCAGAAACTACCAGGACTCGATTAAAATCGCCTACCAGGGCGAAACAAAATACATCCCCTTAAAACCGGCAACACCATGAGGCATTTACTGACTTGTTTATTTATATTATTTTCCCGGAACGCTATGGCCCAGATGCCCGATTACGGGCTGTACAATATCCATATCTCTGATTCCGGGAAAACGATCCGTACCCAGGTACATCCCGTTTCCGGCACGATTTCCACGCGGCCGGATCTGCTTTATTACTGGTTCGGCAACAACGCTATTCATGAGCAGCAGGGCGGTTTCAGCGGCAAATTGCTCAATGGCATTTACGAGGAATCAGACGGCAACCACCATTTAATACAACAGGGCATATTCAGGAACGGCCTCAGGGACGGTACATGGAAAACCTGGACAGAAACAGGCCGGCTGAGCAGCATCATCACCTGGCAGGAAGGCCTTAAAACCGGAAAATTCGCCTATTACGACAGTAAGGGCACCGAAACGCAATCCGGCAGGTATGAACGAGACCAATTGGACGGCAAGATCATTTTTCATGCAGGCAGCGATTCTGTCAGAACGGTCATTTACAAAAAGGGTAAAATAGTTCCTTCCAAAAACGGCAGTTTCCTGAAAAGGATCAATATTTTCAAAAAGAAAGCCGGGAAGACCCGGCAAGCGCCAACATCATAACATGCTCAAAGCCTCCGCCCTGTATATGGTCATAGTCATCACGCTTGTTATCAGCGTGATCTGTTCCGCGCTTATTATCACCGCATACCTGTATAAAACCCGGTACCAGGCCAAATTCCGTTCAGATCAGCTCCGGAACAACCTGAATTCCGGTATAACTATTTTGCTCAACACCAGGGACAGTATTTATAACGATGGTCGTACCTTCAGCCTCTTCAACAGTGATGCCGATTCGGTCAGCTTAAAAAAAACGAACTGGGGTATCTTTGAGGTGTGCAGTGCAAGTGCATTTACCGGACGCGATACGCTTTACCAGGTATTTTCCCTGGCAAACGCCATAGACTCAGCCCAATGGGCGGCCTTATACCTCATTGATGAAGACCGCCCGGTCTCTGTCAGCGGAAATACGCTTATCAGGGGTAACGCGTTTATCCCTAAAGCAGGTATCAGGGCCGCTTATGTGGATAACAAAGCCTATACCGGTAACCCCGACATTGTTAACGGTAAAATCTCCGATAGTGAAAGGAAGCTGCCGCAACTTTCAGCAGGCAGGCTGGAACAGCTAAAAAAACAACTGGCATTGTCGCCCCCGGTGAGTGGCTTTCCTGCCGGCACGGACAGCATCGCACAGTCCTTCCTGAAACCGGTCCTTACCTACAGTTTTGGTAAGCAGGTAAAAACCATCAGCCATATCAGCCTGACCGGGAATATCATTTTATATTCAGACACCACCATATTCATCGACAGCACAGCCAGCCTGAACAATATCCTGGTATTCGCAAAAGGCATATCCGTCAGCAGCGGTTTCCGTGGCAACTGTCAGCTATTTGCTTCGGATTCCGTCAGCACAGGGCGTAACTGCCGTTTCAGTTACCCTTCCTGCCTTGGGCTGCTCCGGTTTGGTACCGGAAATACCGTCGGGCTGTCCGCCAGATCAGACCTCGGAGACCGAAGTACATTTGAAGGCCTTATTTTCAGTTACCAAAAAGACGAACAGCAATTGCCGCCTGTTATTTCACTCGGCAAAAGCGCCCTGGTCCGCGGGCAGGTTT includes:
- a CDS encoding toxin-antitoxin system YwqK family antitoxin, whose protein sequence is MRHLLTCLFILFSRNAMAQMPDYGLYNIHISDSGKTIRTQVHPVSGTISTRPDLLYYWFGNNAIHEQQGGFSGKLLNGIYEESDGNHHLIQQGIFRNGLRDGTWKTWTETGRLSSIITWQEGLKTGKFAYYDSKGTETQSGRYERDQLDGKIIFHAGSDSVRTVIYKKGKIVPSKNGSFLKRINIFKKKAGKTRQAPTS